From a single Sediminibacterium sp. KACHI17 genomic region:
- a CDS encoding dihydrolipoamide acetyltransferase family protein produces MAIAELVMPKLGESIMEATILKWNKKVGDHVKQDETVLDIATDKVDSEVPSTAEGVITEILFNVNDVVPIGTVIARINTAANGSAVVVPEAAPPAKEEVIVEQVSVAKEEVAPQPIATPVEAPIEEPIPFVPAAVTTELLDKPAVNRFYSPLVLNIANSEGISLSELERIPGTGIDGRVSKKDILQYVANKKSGISTKEVTPTAPVAPVQASPRFETSAKPTASASPVSEVKTITVGTPSGKLSDPAAVVVNGNTEIIEMDRMRKLIAKHMVDSKHTSPHVTSFAEADVTHMVQWRERVKHEFEKREGTKLTFTPMFIECIARVIERYPLINCSVDGDKIIVRKDINIGMATALPSGNLIVPVIKGANQLNIVGLSKAVNGLADAARNNKLKPDDTTGGTFTLTNVGTFGSLMGTPIISQPQVAILAVGAIKKRPMVIETKEGDTIGIRHMMYLSLSYDHRIVDGSIGASFLTEVAKEFEKWDPERQWFQYL; encoded by the coding sequence ATGGCAATTGCTGAACTGGTGATGCCCAAATTGGGCGAAAGTATCATGGAAGCCACCATTCTGAAATGGAATAAAAAGGTGGGTGATCATGTGAAACAGGATGAAACCGTATTGGATATCGCCACAGATAAGGTTGACAGTGAAGTACCTTCCACTGCGGAAGGCGTGATAACTGAAATTTTATTTAATGTAAATGATGTAGTGCCTATCGGTACGGTCATTGCCAGAATTAATACTGCGGCTAATGGATCAGCTGTTGTTGTTCCTGAAGCAGCTCCTCCCGCAAAAGAGGAAGTAATTGTTGAACAGGTTAGTGTTGCAAAAGAAGAAGTCGCTCCTCAACCCATCGCTACTCCGGTTGAAGCTCCGATTGAAGAACCTATTCCTTTTGTACCTGCAGCTGTCACCACAGAATTATTAGATAAGCCTGCGGTTAATCGCTTCTATTCTCCATTGGTATTGAATATTGCGAATAGTGAAGGCATTAGCCTGAGTGAATTGGAAAGAATTCCCGGTACAGGTATCGATGGAAGGGTTAGCAAGAAAGATATTCTACAATATGTAGCCAATAAGAAGTCGGGGATTAGCACTAAAGAAGTTACCCCTACTGCCCCCGTTGCTCCTGTTCAGGCTTCACCACGATTTGAAACGAGTGCTAAACCAACTGCTTCAGCATCTCCTGTTTCTGAAGTCAAAACGATTACTGTTGGTACCCCATCCGGTAAACTAAGTGATCCTGCAGCCGTTGTTGTGAATGGCAATACAGAGATCATCGAAATGGACAGAATGCGTAAACTGATCGCCAAGCACATGGTTGACAGTAAGCATACCAGTCCACACGTAACCAGCTTTGCAGAAGCAGATGTAACTCATATGGTGCAGTGGCGCGAAAGAGTGAAGCATGAGTTTGAGAAGAGAGAAGGTACCAAGCTTACATTCACACCCATGTTCATTGAGTGTATTGCTCGTGTGATTGAAAGATATCCATTGATCAATTGTTCAGTGGATGGAGACAAGATCATTGTTAGAAAAGATATCAATATTGGTATGGCCACTGCCCTACCTTCCGGTAACCTGATCGTTCCGGTCATCAAAGGTGCCAATCAGCTAAACATTGTAGGCTTAAGTAAAGCAGTAAATGGATTGGCTGATGCAGCAAGAAACAATAAACTCAAACCTGATGATACCACCGGTGGTACTTTTACATTGACCAATGTAGGTACTTTCGGAAGTCTGATGGGAACCCCTATTATTTCACAACCACAGGTAGCTATCCTGGCCGTAGGTGCGATCAAAAAGCGCCCAATGGTCATAGAAACCAAAGAAGGCGACACAATTGGTATCCGACACATGATGTATCTCTCTTTAAGCTATGATCATCGCATCGTAGATGGCAGTATCGGTGCCAGCTTCCTCACAGAAGTTGCCAAAGAGTTCGAAAAGTGGGATCCAGAACGTCAGTGGTTTCAATATTTGTAG
- the dacB gene encoding D-alanyl-D-alanine carboxypeptidase/D-alanyl-D-alanine-endopeptidase, producing the protein MRRLVYSCICFLGLMNSLAAQPVKERLNKAFQQLLNDPQMRYATVGMTVVNSESGTTLFEYNGNVGLAPASCQKLVTSATALDLLGIDYRYKTELGYSGVIRDGKLTGNLHITGYGDPTLGSWRYAGTSDTMIIQEWRKKIRDLNIKKIEGQIFVHADQWETASVPGGWPWDDMGNYYGAGSYGLNWRENQYDLVLKSGQNPGDQVMISKTIPVLHNMFFTNELKAGKKGSGDNAYIFSAPYNDRVFIRGTIPPAQKAFTISGSMTNPAMELGYTLAAALTNGSAKQPGVREQSGKTVILPIHVQYSPVLDSINYWFMRKSVNLYGETLVKTLAFEKNGKGVTEDGLEIMKEFWKNKGIEPASMRMIDGSGLSPQNRVTTGSLVKVLQYARSRPWFTQYLSAFPEYNKMKLKSGTIGGSKGFAGYHTSSDGVTYTVAIIVNNYDGSANEIVKKMFLVLDELK; encoded by the coding sequence ATGAGAAGACTTGTTTACTCGTGTATTTGTTTCTTGGGTTTGATGAATTCTTTGGCAGCCCAGCCTGTGAAAGAAAGGTTGAATAAGGCTTTTCAACAATTGCTCAATGATCCCCAGATGCGTTATGCTACAGTGGGGATGACGGTTGTGAACAGCGAATCCGGAACTACGCTATTTGAATACAATGGAAATGTCGGACTCGCCCCGGCGAGTTGTCAGAAACTGGTGACCAGTGCCACAGCCTTGGATCTATTAGGCATTGATTATCGATACAAAACCGAGCTTGGGTATAGTGGTGTGATCCGTGATGGAAAATTAACAGGCAACCTACATATCACAGGATATGGGGATCCGACATTGGGTAGCTGGAGATATGCCGGCACCAGCGATACAATGATCATTCAAGAATGGCGCAAAAAGATCCGCGATCTAAACATCAAAAAAATAGAGGGACAAATTTTTGTACATGCCGATCAGTGGGAGACAGCATCTGTACCCGGCGGCTGGCCTTGGGATGATATGGGGAATTATTACGGAGCCGGTTCATACGGACTTAACTGGAGAGAAAATCAATATGATCTTGTATTGAAATCAGGGCAAAATCCTGGTGATCAGGTCATGATCTCCAAAACGATTCCTGTATTACACAATATGTTCTTTACCAATGAACTCAAGGCAGGCAAAAAAGGAAGTGGTGATAATGCCTATATTTTCTCTGCCCCGTATAATGATCGCGTTTTTATTCGCGGAACCATCCCGCCAGCCCAAAAAGCATTTACTATTTCAGGTTCTATGACGAATCCTGCTATGGAACTGGGTTACACGCTTGCAGCCGCATTAACAAATGGCTCCGCTAAACAACCCGGTGTTAGAGAACAATCCGGTAAAACGGTGATCCTGCCCATCCATGTACAATATTCGCCTGTGCTTGACAGCATCAATTATTGGTTCATGCGTAAAAGTGTAAACCTGTATGGAGAAACATTGGTGAAAACATTGGCTTTTGAAAAAAATGGCAAGGGCGTAACAGAAGATGGATTGGAGATCATGAAGGAGTTCTGGAAAAATAAAGGTATCGAGCCCGCGTCGATGCGTATGATCGATGGGAGTGGACTGTCGCCACAAAATCGTGTGACCACCGGATCGTTGGTGAAAGTGTTGCAGTATGCCCGTTCAAGACCTTGGTTTACGCAGTATCTGTCTGCGTTCCCCGAGTATAATAAAATGAAATTGAAGAGCGGAACCATTGGCGGGTCAAAAGGATTCGCAGGATATCATACTTCCAGTGATGGTGTTACATACACGGTTGCCATCATTGTAAATAATTATGATGGCTCTGCGAACGAGATCGTAAAAAAAATGTTTTTGGTATTGGATGAATTGAAATGA
- a CDS encoding prolyl oligopeptidase family serine peptidase, protein MRKLILAFLLLPGISVLAQKKPLDHSVYDSWESIGERVISNDGKYVAYAVTPQEGDGVVYLQSTTGDYKVTIPRGYSISISEDNRFLVCRIRPFYKDTRDARIKKRRPDEMPKDSLAFIELGTTNITKVPRIKSYKIPDDSGIWLAYLLDKPLPETNRPQQPDSATRLNNMLKMADSLMRVADSIRNKANEAKTAGMSVLQNRNGRNSVRANTEPVEEGTVLVLRNLHTGEERRFELVKDYFFNRKGNVLLIETTRKNSDDRSLATVVKVNLDNNSTRTIFTKFNEAKSFRMDEDGKQVAFVAERDSSSKALQKFFKLYYYKDGMDSARLLADNKTKGLPANWTISDNVGSIVFSKSGNRLMLGTLPIWPVRDTTVPEMDRVSVDVWHYNDDYIQPVQLRNLNTELRRSYLAYFDLDKNEIIQLGNEKLRNVIPTQEGDGSVFYGVSDFGKRVATQWQGFSFNDVFRINPLTGQTQLVTKDLKGGNLQPSYTGKYLVFFDERKQKYFAYNSVTAQVYQIAKDIKTALGDEENDVPDDPNAYGVVKWMEGDKSVLIYDRYDIWQVDPEGIAASVCLTAGRKDKTIIRYVNTDPDERFISASQRLLLRLFDEKDKSAGLATLDLSGKTFNVLFKEKVGLGISIQKAKNADVLSYTKETFQQSPNVFVHTMGAQAKQLSNSNPQQAEYNWGTAELFKWKAYTGKEAEGIVYKPEDFDPKKKYPMIVYFYERSSQGLYGYVAPSPTPSRLNISFFVSRGYVVFVPDIWYKKGYPGQGAYDYILSGTRAVVKQGYVDSTKLGLQGQSWGGYQIAHLITRTNLYAAAWAGAPVVNMTSAYGGIRWGTGLNRQFQYEQSQSRIGATLWEKPNLYIENSPLFYLPKVKTPLVIMANDADDAVPWYQGIEYYTAMRRLGKKVWMLNYNNEAHNLVERKNRKDIQVREQQFFDHFLKGEKPSKWIAEGVPATMKGKDMGLGY, encoded by the coding sequence ATGAGAAAACTAATACTCGCATTTTTGTTATTGCCGGGTATCTCTGTCCTTGCTCAAAAAAAACCGCTGGATCATTCTGTGTATGATAGTTGGGAGTCCATCGGTGAGCGAGTGATCAGTAACGATGGAAAATATGTCGCCTATGCCGTTACCCCACAGGAAGGCGATGGGGTTGTATATCTGCAAAGTACAACCGGTGATTATAAAGTGACCATTCCCCGCGGGTATAGTATTTCCATTAGCGAAGACAATCGTTTTTTGGTGTGCAGGATCCGACCATTCTATAAGGATACCCGCGATGCCAGGATCAAAAAACGTCGTCCGGATGAAATGCCGAAAGATAGTTTGGCATTCATTGAATTGGGTACAACAAACATCACCAAAGTTCCCAGGATCAAAAGTTATAAGATACCTGACGACTCCGGTATCTGGTTAGCTTATTTACTTGATAAGCCACTGCCTGAAACCAATAGACCGCAACAGCCCGATTCTGCAACAAGACTAAATAATATGCTGAAAATGGCGGATAGCTTGATGCGTGTTGCTGATAGCATTCGTAATAAAGCCAATGAAGCAAAAACCGCGGGCATGTCTGTTCTTCAAAACAGAAATGGAAGGAATTCTGTTCGTGCTAATACAGAACCTGTGGAAGAAGGTACGGTACTTGTTTTACGTAACCTTCATACCGGTGAGGAGCGCAGGTTTGAGTTGGTAAAAGATTATTTCTTCAATCGTAAAGGCAATGTATTACTGATAGAGACAACTCGCAAAAACAGCGATGATAGATCTCTGGCCACCGTTGTCAAAGTCAATCTGGATAATAATAGCACACGCACCATCTTCACTAAATTCAATGAAGCCAAAAGTTTCAGGATGGATGAGGATGGAAAGCAGGTTGCGTTTGTAGCAGAAAGAGACAGTAGCAGTAAGGCATTGCAGAAGTTCTTCAAACTTTATTATTACAAAGACGGAATGGATAGTGCGCGTTTGCTGGCTGACAATAAAACCAAGGGGTTACCTGCGAACTGGACCATCAGTGATAATGTAGGTAGTATTGTTTTCAGTAAATCCGGAAATCGTCTGATGCTTGGAACGTTACCGATATGGCCGGTACGTGATACGACTGTTCCTGAAATGGACAGAGTCAGCGTTGATGTATGGCATTATAATGATGATTATATACAGCCGGTACAATTAAGAAATCTCAATACAGAATTGAGAAGAAGTTACCTCGCTTATTTTGATCTGGATAAAAATGAGATCATTCAGCTCGGTAATGAAAAGCTACGCAATGTAATACCTACACAAGAAGGGGACGGATCTGTTTTTTATGGAGTTTCTGATTTTGGTAAAAGAGTCGCCACACAATGGCAAGGATTCAGTTTCAATGATGTATTCAGGATCAATCCATTGACAGGACAAACGCAGTTGGTGACCAAAGATCTGAAAGGAGGAAATTTACAACCTTCATATACAGGTAAATACCTGGTGTTCTTTGATGAGCGTAAGCAGAAATATTTTGCCTATAACAGTGTTACTGCGCAGGTCTATCAAATAGCCAAAGACATTAAAACAGCATTGGGTGATGAAGAAAATGATGTGCCGGATGATCCGAATGCTTACGGAGTTGTAAAATGGATGGAGGGCGATAAATCTGTTTTGATTTATGATCGTTATGATATCTGGCAAGTAGATCCGGAAGGAATCGCTGCTTCTGTTTGTCTGACAGCAGGCAGAAAGGATAAAACCATCATCAGATATGTCAATACAGATCCTGATGAGCGATTCATCAGTGCTTCACAAAGATTGCTGTTACGTTTATTTGATGAAAAAGATAAAAGTGCCGGACTGGCAACATTGGATCTCTCTGGTAAAACTTTCAATGTGCTGTTCAAAGAGAAAGTAGGTCTTGGTATATCTATTCAAAAAGCTAAGAATGCGGATGTATTAAGCTATACAAAGGAAACTTTCCAGCAATCTCCCAATGTATTTGTACATACAATGGGTGCACAAGCCAAACAACTCTCCAATAGTAACCCTCAACAAGCGGAGTACAATTGGGGAACTGCAGAGTTGTTCAAATGGAAAGCATATACCGGAAAAGAAGCAGAGGGTATCGTGTACAAACCCGAAGATTTTGATCCGAAGAAGAAGTACCCGATGATCGTTTATTTCTATGAGAGAAGTAGTCAGGGATTATATGGATATGTAGCTCCATCACCCACACCATCTCGACTGAATATTTCATTCTTTGTAAGTCGCGGGTATGTGGTGTTTGTACCTGATATCTGGTATAAAAAAGGATATCCGGGTCAGGGAGCTTATGATTATATCCTGAGTGGAACCAGGGCTGTGGTAAAACAAGGTTATGTTGATAGTACGAAACTAGGATTGCAAGGACAAAGCTGGGGTGGATATCAAATCGCACATTTGATCACCAGAACCAATTTATATGCTGCTGCATGGGCAGGTGCTCCTGTAGTGAATATGACGAGTGCTTATGGTGGTATCAGATGGGGAACCGGTTTGAACAGACAGTTTCAGTATGAGCAATCTCAAAGTCGTATCGGTGCAACTTTATGGGAGAAGCCTAACTTGTACATCGAAAATTCACCATTGTTCTATTTGCCAAAAGTGAAGACTCCTTTGGTGATCATGGCCAATGATGCAGATGATGCAGTGCCTTGGTATCAGGGAATTGAATACTATACTGCCATGCGCAGATTAGGTAAAAAAGTATGGATGCTGAATTATAATAATGAAGCACATAACCTGGTAGAACGTAAGAATCGAAAAGATATTCAAGTTCGCGAGCAACAATTCTTCGATCATTTCCTCAAAGGTGAAAAACCTTCCAAATGGATTGCAGAAGGTGTGCCTGCAACGATGAAAGGAAAAGATATGGGATTGGGATATTAG
- a CDS encoding competence/damage-inducible protein A, with protein sequence MEKVFASIITIGDELLIGQVIDTNSAWIAQELNKAGILVKNRVAVGDVWDDIWNALDTESKKASIVLITGGLGPTADDITKPLLCQYFGGKMIMDEATLAHVTDIFERILKRPMIERNRKQAEVPDVCKVLKNERGTAPGMLFEKDGVIFIAMPGVPHEMKWIMTAHVIPLIEKRFSTGFIRHRTLLTAGIGESFLAEMIQDIETALPSHIKLAYLPNYGMVRLRLSGTGTDASVLQKEIDIYFQQLLQRTEKYLVTDDDIPMELVVGKLLKERKQTMTTAESCTGGYIAHLITKHDGSSAYYQGSIISYANEIKERLLSVPHEVLETQGAVSEETVKVMAETARATMQTDYALAVSGIMGPRGGTEQKPVGMVWVAAASAEKTVTQLFQFRFDRSRNTELTAINALNLLRQLILGKL encoded by the coding sequence ATGGAAAAAGTTTTTGCCTCGATCATTACGATCGGTGATGAATTGTTGATCGGTCAGGTTATTGACACCAACAGCGCATGGATTGCACAGGAATTAAACAAAGCGGGCATTTTAGTTAAAAATCGGGTTGCCGTTGGAGATGTATGGGATGATATTTGGAATGCATTGGATACAGAAAGTAAAAAAGCATCGATAGTATTGATCACTGGCGGACTAGGTCCTACAGCAGATGATATTACCAAACCGCTATTGTGTCAATATTTTGGCGGCAAGATGATCATGGATGAAGCTACACTGGCACATGTGACCGATATTTTTGAAAGGATATTGAAGCGACCAATGATCGAACGCAACAGAAAGCAAGCGGAAGTACCGGATGTATGTAAGGTTTTGAAAAATGAGCGAGGTACCGCACCTGGAATGTTGTTTGAAAAAGATGGGGTGATCTTTATCGCAATGCCGGGTGTACCGCATGAGATGAAATGGATCATGACCGCACATGTCATTCCTCTGATCGAAAAAAGATTCAGCACAGGTTTTATCAGACATCGGACATTATTAACAGCCGGTATCGGGGAATCATTTTTGGCTGAAATGATACAGGATATCGAAACTGCTTTACCAAGTCATATCAAACTCGCCTATCTACCGAATTATGGCATGGTAAGATTGCGACTGAGTGGTACAGGAACAGATGCGAGTGTGTTACAAAAGGAGATCGATATTTATTTTCAACAACTACTGCAACGCACTGAAAAATATTTAGTTACGGATGACGACATTCCGATGGAACTGGTTGTTGGAAAATTACTGAAAGAACGAAAACAAACGATGACAACCGCCGAAAGTTGTACGGGTGGATATATTGCTCATCTCATCACTAAACATGATGGCTCTTCTGCTTACTATCAGGGAAGCATTATCAGTTATGCCAATGAAATAAAAGAGCGTTTATTGTCTGTGCCACATGAAGTATTAGAGACCCAAGGAGCCGTGAGTGAAGAGACCGTAAAAGTGATGGCAGAAACAGCTCGTGCAACCATGCAAACAGATTATGCGCTTGCAGTCAGCGGTATCATGGGACCTCGCGGCGGAACAGAACAAAAACCGGTAGGAATGGTATGGGTAGCTGCGGCATCGGCTGAAAAAACAGTCACGCAACTTTTTCAATTTCGATTTGACCGATCCAGAAATACAGAATTGACCGCTATTAATGCATTGAATTTGTTAAGGCAACTCATTCTTGGAAAACTGTAA